A segment of the Myotis daubentonii chromosome 6, mMyoDau2.1, whole genome shotgun sequence genome:
AGCTGTGCCCTTCTTCTGCGCCCCCATGTTTATAGGTTGACACATTACAGTGACGGTCCCTTTGCAACTGTGCTGGCCTCCAGACTGCGCACCAGGTTGAGTCTCACCCACATCCCGTTTAGGCTGGTCTCTGTTCTGGACAAGTAGATCCGTGTGTGGGGTGACGCATTTCCTTTTACAGGGAGAAACCTAGTTTGTCTTTGTGAATTGATTGGTAACTACAATGTTTGGGAGAAAGCCTCGGGGCCTTTCTTCCATTGTTACAACTTTGTGTGTCTGGAGTTGGAAATGGAAGGACTCTCTCAGATTGGTTATTTAGAAGTAATGAGTCTTTATGAATAGCCGTGCCCAGAAACAAATGGGAAGCAATTCCAGGCAGTCTGTGTCCAATTAGGTGTCAGTCACAGAGCTCAGCGATCACAGATGCTGCTGTGGGACTCTAGTTGGGTTAGAATTGCCTTACTTTTTTCCCTTAGacatattctttctcttttattgtttATTGCAAAAACGGtacacatttattttagaaactttagaaaatacagataggcataaagaagaaactaaaatccCCTACTACCAGCACTGAGAGAAAATCAATATTACTATTTGTATATTTAGCTTCAGGGGTCTGCGAGCCTATTAAAATTCATGTTTAATTGTATGTGTGCTAAGGAGAGATCCATAACTTTGACTAGATTGTCAAAGTTAAGAACCTTAGGCTCTTTTTAATCTGTAATCTTGCCTTGACTAGAACTGAGTAAAACTAATTGTGGTGGCCACGCTGCTGTTAACATGTGATTTTAGTATGTGTGGAGACAGTTTGCAGTTATGTGGGCCCAAGTTTCCTATTACAGTAATTAGCAGTCAGAAGGGACCATGACGAATATTTTGCTCCCTGAGAGCTAGTACACATTAATTGAGCATCTGTGTGGAACTGTGTGCCAGTTCCTATGCTAAGAGCTATGGCTCTCTCTTTCTAAAGAAATGGGAGAACAAGCAAAGATCTCCAAGAACTTTCTATTTGATTATATTTGCCAAATGTGGGCCTTTAGCTTGGTTCTTCCTTTGCATATTGTTGAAGTTGTCACTCAGCATCTTAGTCAGAAATATGTACAGCCTGACAGGTGTGTGTGACTTACTGTCTTTCCCTCAGGTTCTCTGTTGACTGCCAGACCTAGAGGCAAAGAGCTGTGGGAGTCCCTTTCAGTTTGGAATTGCAGTATCTGCAGGCCCCTAATGCCcacctctttttttattattgactaggggcccagtgcacgaatccatgcaccttgacaggaactgtgggccacgaggctgcagtgggcacaggggcgggctGGACCCATCCTCCGCACACACACCTCCGCCCCCCGGCCCCTGCCATcgcagccctggtcccctgtctgccggcagccctgctcccactaccactgctcccatgtgctgacagagCCAGCTCCGCATGCATCCGCTGAtggcgtggagcgattggggccggcgtcagcagcaggtgcaggtggggctggcaccatcagtaggtgtgagcagtggctgctgccctgatcgcccctcaggagcagggaaaggtggagaagccctggggGCAATCGGGGCgggcagccaccgctcacacccgctgacagcgccgAGCAATCAGGGCCGGTGccaggcgccagcagcgggtgcgagcattGGGCAGGACTacggcacgtgggagcaaagaattttcagtatccaccagaggctcgccccagtgacagcgaccagtgccccaccttggtctggtgccccccactcacttgctccaccatcctgccgctgCCAATGCCATGTTTCTcgttctgctgcctgctgctgacacctgccatgttccacgcacgccccctcatggtcagcgcacatcatagtgaccagttgtttggttgtcccacctttcggtctatttgcatattggccttttattatataggatttttagagagagagaaagggagggggagagaaacatcaacatgagagcaaaacatctgttggctgcctcctccacaccccctatcAAGGATTGAGTCCACAtccccaggtgtgtgccctgactgggaatcaactggCAACCGAAATGCACCTGGCAACGCCCAGCCAAataaaccacaccagccagggcactccCACCTCTTTTATCACACCTCTCCAGTGGATAACAAAATGCAACCCTGCAGGAGGAGTGGAGATAAGAAGAGGATTTAACTCACACAGTTGTCCTCATATAGTTTTAACACAAGGTTCCCAGAATGATCTTTTAGGAGTGAACTTGTCTCATTGCTTATCTGCCCAGGGCCATTGGAGCTGTGTTAGTTCAGTGCTGTATCTTAGATTGTAAACTAATAAGGTCAGAAATTATGTTTGTCTGATTCTCTTAGTAAAAGGACACATACAGTGGGTACTTTTGAAGGTCTTTTGCATGcttctgctgccaccaccaccaacacacacacacacacacacacacacacacacacacacacacacactcttaggTCATTATTGCTAGCCATAGTAGGACAGGATGTTGCCAATTTCTTTAGATAGCACCAAGATAAATCTTGGTTTAGAAAGGCAAAAACAGTGTGGAGACTCTTAATCCCAGAGAGATGATATTACTTGGGCATCTGGGCTTGCCCCCACCCAGACTCAAGGGCATAGAGCGTTGGCACTTGGAGGTGAACCCTGCAATGCTTTCTCTTCGAGGTGGGGACTGTGGGAGAGTGCAGATTGAAGGCTCTATTTTTCTGCTGTAGAATTTGAGCTATTATTTGAAACTCCCTGTTCCTTATTAAATGGTTGACCTAATTTTTCCCCTTTATCTCTGTAGTGGTGGAGATCCAAAAAGGGAAGACAACTATAGTAAGTATCATCAAGTTGGCCATTTATAACCTCTTTAACACTTGGAGCTGCCTGGCTGCTCCtttgagggaggggaggagggagatccAAACTGGACTCCTAGCTCCAGGATCAGCTCCCTCTGTGACCATAAATCTCCCAGTCTACTATTTTTCAAGCTGTGTGGTTAATCAGGAACAGTCACTTGTACCTGGATTGAAGCATCTGTTATTTGATTAAAATAGCCATGTGGATGACAAGATCTCAGAGGTCTTTACTGATATGTTCTTTGGAGGGTGATAAATTAATTTTCCAAAGGGGAAACTAAGGCAATGGCAGGACTAAAGAGCCAGAATAAGTTGATCCAGGGCCAGGATCCTGGATCTCCGCTCCTTTCCTTTCTGCCCAGAATAACTAAGCTACTCCTTAAGTGCTGCAGTTAAAAGGTGACACTCTCTGGACCCTGGGCTACTAGCTAGCACCCTGACTTGTCTGTTGGTAAGAAAGCTGGAATGACTTGATCCACCCACTCCCCCTTTCCCTTGTTGGGCCCATctcacctcccttcctccaggagtCATGAGGCCTAGATTATCCTATAATCCCTAAAAGACAGTTTTGTTTTCACATGGCTTTCCATGCCTCCGAGCAATCCGCAGCCACTCCACAGAGCTCCTAGAAGCCTGTATAGCTTCCATGTCAACCAGGGATTTAACCCTTCTGGCAGCCAGCCAAGCAGCCTTATCCCCAGATCAAGGTTTTCGGGTTCCCTTTTTGGGTCTTCCCCAGAATGCTCCCTCAGCTTTTGCATTCCTTAACCTCAAAATAGTTCTTTTGAGAGGGCCCCCACCCCCTTAGGGCACCTTGTTTATTTCCTTATTCAAAGCTGAAACAAGCATTTAGCCTGTGAACTCCTTGCTGTTGGAGAGAAAACACATCTGGCTTCTGAGTGTGAAGACTGTGTTTCACGTGGGGCATGAATTCGCTATTTGTAGAATGAACATGGAGACATGGTGGCATTAGGAGAAACTTGGGGGAGGGAGCCCATCCATGGCTGGAGAGGCGCTGCCTTGGCTGATGGTATTTATTGCTCACTCTCTGGGGTctcactttcttcatctataaagtaaGATCATGCTGCCTCCCTCCCTAGGCTGTGGGGCTTAAATGAGATGATACGTGTGAACCATGATTAGCACAAAACCAGGCATATAATGGGGAATCAATGAATGCTAGCTCTTCCCCCACAGATCACCTTAACCCCTCTCAAGCCTACTCACACCTACATATTTTCCTTAGCACATTTCTCTATTTCTGGCCTTGGCCGAAAGGTAGGTAGCAGTGCCCTGCACAACCAAGCATTGCTTCCAGCTCCTCTCCTGTTTGCCAGTTCTGCCTCAGGAGACAGTGTTGCTTCCCTTCCAAAGCCTCTGAGCCCTGTCCCAGCCTCGCTCTCCTAATCCATGGCATCAGTCAGCAAGGCTTTCTAAACTCCCGTTGCCATTGGAGCCGACTCCCACATCAGTGGTCCGTTGCACTTAGTAATTCCAAGGCTGTGTCACAGGATCCAACAGCCACAGCAGAGGTCATTTTGCACGTGGCCTCAGCATGGTTGAAAAGGTGGCATCCAAAATAATGGAAGCAAGGAGGAAGATGGGAATGTATTCTCCcaactgtgtttttaaaagaggggagagagaagcagcaggagTGCACACGGATATCTGCTCGTCTCGGCACTGTTGGCTGGCATCCTAGGCTAGCCAGCCAGTTCTTCGTTGggaggggctgtcctgtgcactgtaggatggtTAGCTTCCCTGCTGGCTGCCAATAGCACCCCATCCCCCAGTTGTGACGGTCGATTAAAAATGCCTCAGACGTTATCCCGCGTCCCATGGGGAAGAGTGGACAAAATCATGGCAGGCTAAGCACCACTGGCACAGACTTCGCTCTGTAAGATAAAGCTGGAAGCCGCCGTTTCCTCAGAAGGATAGGTGGATGGGAGGGAGACTTCCTGTGGACTCTACATCCCTGCGCAGTTTGAAACTTTTTACCATGTGCATTTCTTACTTCTTCCCAAaggtggtttttgtttgtgtgaggaaggaaaggtagcGTTCAGCTGATACAGCAAACCTCTCCCTCTTGCCACCAGCATTAAGTGCAGTTTCCACTGCCCTTAAGGCTACCAAGTCACTTCTCTGTGGACACTGCAGGGCCCAATATATAGCCACTGCAAAACCACCACCCTAGGTCCAGCCAAGACCTATTACCTGCTCCCACAAAACTCCCAGAGATGAAGTTACACCAGCAGTCCCACCAGATTGGAGAGTTGCTCAAGGATTAGTGACCGCACGGCCCTCTCCCTCACTggctttctttctctgcctcctaGATCGAAGGCCGTATCACAGAGACTCCCCGGGAAAGTCCAAATCCCCCTAACCCCTCTGGCCAGTGCCCCATCTGCCGGTGGAACCTGAAGCACAAGTATGGCTATGAGGTGAGTGTGCAAAGACACGGGGCTCTGCATGTTCTAGAGGCCATATTCCCTGGTTAACAAGCAGCATCCCcgccccagcccttcccccatGGCCACTGCTGCATCCCATGGCGCCACCAGAGACAAGCATTTTGTCCAGTGGCTCTCAGCcctgctgcacattagaattacaggaaagctttaaaaaacgttcaggccccacccccagacatCGATTCAGTTGGTCTGGGGTAAAGCCTggccatcattattttttaaaactccccaggtgatgattctcatgtgcagccaggGTTAAGAATCATTTAGTTCATTGTCTGGTTGCGTGTGAATCAGACCACCAGAGCCCTGTACCCCAGTCTTGCAGGGTTATGTTCCCAAGAGGGTGGAATCAGGATCTGAGTTTGGCTTGCTTTCTTTTATAATGAGAGGCTATTTGGAAAGACCTCACTGTGATCTGGAGACACGTTATTGTCTCTGTGTTGGAGCTACAGAGAcccctgtttgctccagctcttcTGCCTCTTCATCTGTTTCCACAGGATGATGACAGTGAATAATAAGCACCTTGCATTGAGCACATGCTCTGCATCAGGCACTGTTGTAAGCATTTACACATCTTCATTCACTTAGTTTTCACAATATCCCTGTGAAGTAGGTACTTTTTTCCTCCTggttttacaggtaaggaaatttGAGGCAGGGAAAAGTTAATGAACTTGCCTCAGGTCACCCAGCTAATTATCAGACTCTGGAGATACAAACCCCACTACGATCCCAACTATTATTCTGCATTCTCTAGCAATGGGGAGGGCCTGGGGAAGAGGACACGACCCTGGAGAAATTCACACTTGTCCTTCAGAGTTCTGTTGGTGGCATTAAGCACCCTATTTTTAGGTTTCAGGTGGTTCAGGCTCTGGGCCAATTTGACCTGCCCGTTGTCCCTGTGCCCCTCTGTGGGATGGGATGACTAAGGGCAGCGATCCCGGTCAGGTGGTAAGAGCAGGAGAGGCCACATGCCCATGGGATCTGAACAGAATGACCCAACTAATCTCCCAGGCTGGGAGCCTTGGCTTTAGgccaccaggggtggggagggggtgttcttTCACTCTGCCCTGGGCCTTGCTGCTGATGGCCGCCTGGAGTAATAGGAAGCTTGCAGGCCACGGGGCAATATTCACAGCTTCTTGTTACATGGAAGCTGGTGGGGTTGTGGCCACACTTGGAATCCCAGCTGAAGATGGGGAGGTGAACCTgcctgaccaccatggggcactCTTCCTACCAGCCGTTTCCAGGAAATAGACTTGGCTCTGCTTACCCAGCAGAAGAAATCCAATCCCCTCCGAGGTAAAGGCTAAAGTTGTTTTCCTTTTACCCCTTTCCACTCAGGACACCGTTAGCCTGAGCTGCACAAAGCTGTTAACTTCCTTGGCAGTGGGGGAGGATAGGGCAGTGAGCCCAGTTTATTAGCCCTGGATAATCCAATCCAAGTTCTTTTCATCAGATTCGGAAGATTACAGGGGTGGGAATTGGGGGGTCTGGGTCCCTCAGGAGCTGTCCAGTGATTAAAACAAATCTGCGGTTATACAGCGAGGCGCCTGCCAGGGCAGCAAGTCAGTTTGTGGACATGATTGCTAAGACGGGTATGCCaggctcctggaggaggaggggggggggggggaaggaggggaggtggTGGCTTTTATTTAACCCCCTCAACTATCCTGTGAGAGTTGGGGGTCAGAAATGGTCTCTTGTCTTGATTTTGGCTCTGTTTATCCTTGTTCCCTTGACTCTTCAAAGCAGCCCGATGGTCCAGAGGAAGCCTGAGCGTCCATTCACATCTGGTCACTGGGGCTTAGAAGATGGGGGGTTAACTTCACAGCCTTGGTCCCTTCCCCAGTGTGTATCCTGACTAGCACTTCAGAGGGAATGGCACAAGGTGGAGGGACTGTCTGCATGTATTCTGGCCTGTGGCACAGAGGCTTTGTGGGCAGAGAGAGAAGATTTTCTCCTTGTATGGACATACATGGCATACTCTCTACCTGGGAGAATAACAGACCTTTTGTCACCAGGAAAGATACTGCAGGTGAAGGAAAGATTGTTAACACTTCTTGAAGAGTTTCTATTCTCTATCAAAAGAttatcttgccctaaccagtttggcttggtggatagagcatcggcctgcagtcTGGGGGGTCCTgggatcgattccggtcaagggcatgtgccttggttgcgggcacaaccccggtggggagtgtgcaggaggcagctgatcaatgtatctctttcatcgatgtttctagctctctatccctctcccttcctctctgtaaaaaaccagtaaaatatatttaaaaaaaaaaaaaagattatcttaTCGAGGAGCTAAAAGCTCTTGGGATTGCCAATGGGGTCAGAAAATCTTATTAAGTTGGGatttagcccggctggtgtggctcagtggttgagcgtcgacctatgaaccaggaggtcacggttcaattcctggtcagagcatatgcccaggttgcgggctttattcctcagtgtggggtgtacaggaagtagccaatcaattattctctctcatcactgatgtttctatctctttccctctcccttcttctttgaaatcaattttaaaatatttttaaagccgaaaccggtttggctcagtggatagagcgtcgacctgtggactgaaaggtcccaggtttgattccggtcaaggcatgtacctgggttgcaggcacttccccagtgggggatgtgcaggaggcagctgattgatgtttctctctcatcgatgtttctaactctctatctctctcccttcctctctgtaaaaaatcaataaaatatatttaaaaaaataaaataaataaaatatttttaaataaataaatttgggggggggggggaacagttGGATTTAACTTTTGTAAGGGAGAAGGTAGTAGACCAGTGTGCAAAGCTCTGTGTGGAGGGAGTAGTCTCAGGTCAGTGCCCAATAGAGACCTCGACCTCTTGGAGTGCCAGAGTCAATAGCCTCCCTTATAAGTCACGTGGCCTGGCTTCCCAGCATCAAAAGTCCACCCCGGTGACCCTCacctattttttgtttcttctaggATGTTCTGCTGCTCAGTCAGTTCATCCGGCCTCACGGAGGCATGCTGCCTCGAAAGATCACAGGCCTGTGCCAGGAAGAGCACCGCAAGATTGAGGAGTGTGTGAAGATGGCCCACCGAGCAGGTAGAATTCCCCTTGGGGCTGTAGGtgccacacccccacacccccaccagcTGCCCCATGTTGTAGCCCCTCCTGGAAGAGTCTTCATTATAATCCCCTCGGTGCCAGCCTTCCACCCCCTTGGCTTTCCCTGTGGCCCCCAAGAGCTGCAGAGGGAGCTGCAGAGACCATCTCCTTATATGCTCTTCCCTCCACTCAGGTCTGTTGCCAAATCACAGGCCTCTGCTTCCTGAAGGATTTGTTCCAAAAAAGAAACCTCAACTCAACCGGTAAGCACACTAGGGTGTCAACACCCTGAGCATTCTGCAGGCCCCCAGTTCTCACTGTATTCTGCCGAGAAAGCCATTTTTTGGAGCTCATCCCACAGCCCAGGAAAGCCAGAGTGTTCTTTGGCTGTCCCTCCAGCTTGAGCACCCACCCCCATTGGCCCCACCGAGGCTGCAGGTGACGGTGCACATGCttctatgaccctcccctgctgccctcagccctctttcctcttccctccctaatAGGGCACTTAGCACAGAGGCAAGGAGCGTAAGGAGGTTTGCTGGTTGGGCATCAGAATGTGCTAATCCCCTGTTTATGACATCATACTAGGTTGCTATGGGAATGTCAGAGCACTTCTTGTAGTATCCCAGCATTGGGTTTATTAAAGGGCAAAATGAGGCTTTAAAAATGGGAGGGCTCTCTGGGTGGGATCACTTTATATAGCTGCAAGTCATACACTGCAAAACTTGCAGGCAGTATCCACATAGACTAGATTGTGAATGGCGCTGCCTAGAATTGTATACTTAGCCTGCCCAGCTGCACATGCTGACCCAGGAGGTCCTGAGGTTTTAGAGAAGAGGAAGCCCCTAGATCCTTAATCAATCAGCCTTTCATCCTAAGCAGGGTGGCACCCTCTGTCTAACGCTGTCATCCTGTTCtgtgttccttcccttcccccatatCTGATATTGCCACACTCTCATACTCCTAGGTCTGTAATACCCCCTTATTGAGAGTAGAGCCAGGTCTGTAAAACTGATTTTGGTATTTATTCTTGTtctcctctatcagtggttcctCCCTCTTTCAACCTGTCCAGCTGCCACTGGACTTGACCAAAGATGGTTGAAGCAAAGCAAGACTTAACCCACCCCCTAGCAAACCTCCTAGTCTGATCCCTAACAGAACCCAGGCACGAGGGTAGGAGTTTAGGCAAATACCAGCCACAAATTGCTGGGGTGGCAGTGCAGGGCCAGAGCTGGGTCTTCATTGATGCCTCACCAGGCCTGGCCCCATGCGTatccccacctgcctctcccacaTGGTTAGCTGGGCTGTCTGCCCGCAGTCCTGGGGATCAGGACCTAGTAACCGCTGTCTTCCCAAATATGCCATGGACCATTTGGGGGTTGAacctacccccacccccgactTAGCAGCAGGCCTAAGGACACAATCCATCCTGCCCTCGGGCCTTTGAAGTGAGGCCAGGCTCCCTCCCGCATATCCGGTGTCCTTTAACGTGACACAGGATTGATGATGTGTGGGGGCCCTTGGGTTGCAAAAGGCCACGGTGGGGGAGCGAGAGCGGGAGTCAGAATCCTGGCTGCGATGGAGGCTGATTCCCTTGCGAGGGATCTTATGATTCTGTCCAGAGGCCCTTGGGCTTTGGGCTCAGGGGAGCCacacttcctccttcctctgccccttcAGGTGTGGTAGGAAGGACCCTTAGTTCTTCCTAGAGCTGGAATCTTCCCCAAAAGCTGCTGGAGGCCACccaggcacccctcccccaccagctggCGGCTTCATGTGGCACAGGCATCAGGCCCAGGGCTAGCTGAAGCCCAGCTTCCTCCGGTCTCTCCAGGGCGGGGAGGACActtctagggcagcagttctggAGAACCCGGTCAGCCTGGAGGATCTTCTGGGGTCCTGACATTCCAGTGAGCACTCTTTTTGGGAAACCAGCTCCCATATCCTACCTCTTTACCCATCCCCTCTGGAAACTGGGAGATGCTAGCCCAGGGGCCGGCCAAGTATTCCTTCCCTTACCCTTTACTCTCCTGCTGCCCCAGAACCAGCAGCCATAGGAAAGGCAGTCCCTCGGCCTGTCCactcctcagcctccctccctgttGGGGCACTGACATTGACAGTGACAGGAGACCCAGAGAAGTCCTTCCTGCCCGCCTGCCTCACACTTAGGCCAGCACCTCCCCCAGCTCTTACTCCACTCAGAGCTGTTTCTTTGCACAGGGCTGAGAGCAGAAGACTCAGTTGAAATGTATAAATCAGCaatcatttttttacttttatctaaaaatgttcatccaagtgtatttttttttttaattaaaaaaaatctatcatttgAGGGTTTTTTGGAGCTGGCTCGTGTTGAGTCGCAGCCTagagtggaggcagggaggatcCTGGCCTTTGCCATAGCTGAGCTTTTAGGATAAAGGGTGGGCCTCTCTGGACAGGATCCAAGTTTCACTCTGAATGGAGtaaaccccagccccagccgacATGAGCCACTGTTCCGGGAACATCAGCGCCCTGGCCACCCCCAAAGGAGGCCAAAGGACTGGGCGGCAGCCATCTTTCCCCACCTCTCCTACTTACCCCCCTGGGCCCTCACCCTTGGCTCCCATCATGGGTTGAGTGAGGGGCAGGGGCCTACACCAGTTATGGCTGCCCAGGGGAGCTCCCTGAAGGCTGGGGTGGCAGAAGGAGCCaagtggggaagagggaaggattCCTCCAGGCCCTTACatcagcctctcctctccccatggctgaggccacagaggaaTGATCTGCTCTCTGAGTAGCctctttctccacctcctcccccagcaaATACACATAAACATTGACAACTCATAAAGATCAAGGGAGCGCGTGGCCCGGGCTGCCTGACCCTGGCCACACACGCTTACGGCAACGAGAACCCAGCCCATCTGTTTACAGCACACTCAGCGGTTGCTCCCAGGAAAAGCCCTTGCTCCTCAAGGAAGGAAAACTAGAGAAAGGGTTTGGTTGGACAGCCACAGCTTTGGCCTGAGGAGGCAGTGCCCACTCTCCCAGCTCCAGCCCGGGCCCCCA
Coding sequences within it:
- the MRPS18A gene encoding large ribosomal subunit protein mL66 encodes the protein MAALSALVSGCGRLFRGLLAGPAATSWARPPDRGFREVVEIQKGKTTIIEGRITETPRESPNPPNPSGQCPICRWNLKHKYGYEDVLLLSQFIRPHGGMLPRKITGLCQEEHRKIEECVKMAHRAGLLPNHRPLLPEGFVPKKKPQLNRYLTRWSRRSVKPIYNKGHRWNKVRMAVGSPLLKDNVCYSSKPLVLYHG